A portion of the Bifidobacterium lemurum genome contains these proteins:
- a CDS encoding transcriptional regulator, translated as MSDNSTDRKALEALAGESPQEQIAYYRKPFMVLWAAVQEASSELSEDYDLSPEMAQLWVAERMRQVSDSLVDRLAEKAASRGISKSNIARAADASPANALRRFPRLRNDADAAKTRLLIDDVLDSLE; from the coding sequence ATGAGCGACAACAGCACGGACCGTAAAGCGCTGGAGGCGCTGGCGGGGGAGTCGCCCCAAGAGCAGATCGCCTATTACCGCAAACCGTTCATGGTGCTGTGGGCGGCCGTGCAGGAGGCGAGCAGCGAACTGTCCGAGGATTACGACCTTTCGCCGGAAATGGCCCAATTGTGGGTCGCCGAACGCATGCGCCAAGTCTCCGATTCTCTGGTGGATCGCTTGGCGGAGAAGGCCGCGTCGCGCGGCATCAGCAAATCGAATATCGCCCGAGCCGCCGATGCCAGTCCCGCCAATGCTCTGCGGCGGTTCCCACGTCTGCGAAACGATGCCGATGCCGCAAAAACCCGTCTGCTTATCGACGACGTCCTCGATTCGTTGGAGTAG
- a CDS encoding MazG nucleotide pyrophosphohydrolase domain-containing protein, with protein MTEAAHDDYQLPAGFERCSKLDPVVQAPTALERARVLVTILANPGGCPWDEKQTNTTLLKNLLEETYEFVDTVEENDREGMREELGDLLMQSLYQAAVCEKDATDPFTLDEVCDRLVDKLITRHPNVFAPDDDANTGKEESAEEVLATWNQMKQREKRRKSAIEGISHAQGAFPRAAKIVHRVAKADDSELFVKAIMRANTDADSRQSTPDDYADQILRVIQQADADGVDIESALRNRLRDIEQRIIDLESSAR; from the coding sequence ATGACTGAAGCAGCACATGACGATTACCAACTGCCCGCAGGCTTCGAACGGTGTTCGAAGCTTGATCCCGTCGTCCAAGCACCGACCGCGTTGGAGCGTGCCCGCGTGCTGGTGACGATTCTCGCCAATCCCGGCGGATGCCCGTGGGACGAGAAACAGACCAACACGACCCTGCTCAAGAATCTGCTTGAGGAGACCTACGAATTCGTCGATACGGTCGAGGAGAACGACCGTGAGGGCATGCGCGAGGAGCTCGGCGATCTGCTCATGCAGTCGCTGTATCAGGCCGCCGTATGCGAGAAGGATGCGACCGACCCGTTCACCTTGGATGAGGTGTGCGACCGTCTGGTCGATAAGCTCATCACCCGTCATCCGAACGTGTTCGCACCTGATGATGACGCGAACACAGGCAAAGAGGAGTCCGCCGAAGAGGTGCTGGCGACATGGAATCAGATGAAGCAGCGCGAGAAGCGCCGCAAGTCCGCCATCGAAGGCATCTCGCACGCGCAGGGCGCGTTCCCTCGCGCGGCGAAGATTGTGCATCGTGTGGCCAAAGCCGACGATTCGGAATTGTTCGTAAAAGCCATAATGCGGGCCAATACCGACGCCGATTCGCGCCAGTCGACACCGGATGATTACGCCGATCAGATCCTGCGCGTCATTCAGCAGGCCGACGCCGATGGGGTCGACATCGAATCGGCGTTGCGCAATCGCCTGCGTGACATCGAACAGCGGATCATCGATTTGGAATCAAGCGCTCGGTAG